Below is a window of Agathobacter rectalis ATCC 33656 DNA.
GTTCCATAAGCTGTGGCAAGAGCTCTTTGCAGTCCAGCTGTGACAGCGCCGCCAAATATGAGCCCTTTACAAAGCGCATCTGTTCAGCCTCGTATGCTTTAAAAACCTCATCAGAAAGCTGTGACATATGAAGATCTCCTATCAGAAGCGCTGCGTTCTTTCTGGTTTTTGCATCTTCTGCTCCCATAAACGACACAAGCAGCTCATCTTCTCCTGCAAGCAGCTTTAGAGCCTCTGCTAATGCATTTTCATCTTTAATCTCCTGTCTGAGGCTGCTCAGATTCTGACGTACATTCTCTTTTTTTAACAGATTTCCGATAATTTCCTTCATTTTTTAAATCATCCTTTAATTTATTGTATATTGTCAGTTTTGGCTTGCCTCTTCCTTTGGCACACCATTTTCTTCGATGTATGTATCCAGATCCTTGTGAAACTGCTCCCACGCATCCTCATGCTCCACGAAATATAGCGGACACTTCTTGCCTGTCACATCGTAGTGCCTTATTACATCATCAGCACTCAGATCATACCGCCCCATAAGCCATGTGGTGAGCTCTATGAGCGACTGGTATGTGCTGTCGTTAAACTTTCCTGTCTCATCCTCTATACAGCACTCTATCGATATTGTGTCACTGTTTCTGTTATTAGATGCATACGATATCTCATTGCAAGGTATGCACTGCACTATCTCACCCTCTAATCCTATAACAAAGTGTGAGCTTGCTTTGGTCTTTTTGGTCTCTGCCAGGCCATTGAAATAGTCTCTGTTTTGTCTGGCTGACGTACCCGGATTTGCTGTATAATGGACAACTATGCCGTTTACCTTCTCAAGTGCCTTCTGTGGTCTGGAATACGGATTGGGTGTCAGCAACTGTACATCAAGCTTTGGCTGTATAGGATTGTAAAGAGTACTGGTCACCTCTGCCTTTACTTCTTCCTGCTTTGCCTTTTTGCCCCTTAAAGCTCCCACTATGATTATCGTTGCAATTATAAGTATTATCACGCCTATAACAATGCCATTGCTAATAAGCTGCTTTCTTCTAACCTGGGCGCGGTGTCTCTTTCTATATTCTTCGCGCTTTCTCTGTCTTATCTTTTCATACTCGTCCATTTAATTATCCCCGGTTATCTCTTTTGTTTGCTTTTATATATCTATTCCAAGCTTTTATAAACATTTGCATACATATAAGAGTATATTAGCACAAATCGTCTTGTTATGCCACATAAAATAATACAAAAGC
It encodes the following:
- a CDS encoding N-acetylmuramoyl-L-alanine amidase family protein, yielding MDEYEKIRQRKREEYRKRHRAQVRRKQLISNGIVIGVIILIIATIIIVGALRGKKAKQEEVKAEVTSTLYNPIQPKLDVQLLTPNPYSRPQKALEKVNGIVVHYTANPGTSARQNRDYFNGLAETKKTKASSHFVIGLEGEIVQCIPCNEISYASNNRNSDTISIECCIEDETGKFNDSTYQSLIELTTWLMGRYDLSADDVIRHYDVTGKKCPLYFVEHEDAWEQFHKDLDTYIEENGVPKEEASQN